From Tursiops truncatus isolate mTurTru1 chromosome 13, mTurTru1.mat.Y, whole genome shotgun sequence:
AGCTTCGGAAGGGGGGACTGGAACGGTCAGAGAGAGGCGCGCAGCTCGGGAGGCCAGCGCAAAGGGCGCGCGGAGCTGCACGGGGCGCAGGAGTCCCCAGTGGGTTCCCGGGAGCTCCCAGGCCGTAAGACCCAGCGGTGGAGGGGCGCCTGGGAGCCCTTGGGGGACACCAAGAGAGGCGGGCATAGGGCCCCGCGCAGGAAGTGAGAGAGGGACTACGACATGCTGGGGCAGAAAGAGTAAAAGGTGTGCTCGCACACTGCTGGTGAGAGGGGCACAGGGGTAGCCCAAGAAAGGCCTGGAGAGCGGGCTTACTGGAGAGCGGGGTCAAAGGGTGCCGAAgggagccaggcagagggaactggcGTAGGAAGAAGTGCGAAGGGACGGGAGCCGCAGAGAGGGCGTGCTGAAGTGTGGGACCAGGGGCCTAGAGGACATCGGGGATCGCCTGGGGACCCTCAGAGAGTGGCGGAGGCGGCGCTCCGGCGCGGCAAAGAAAGGACTCCGCGCTAAAAGACAGAGACAGTGCCACGCCCTGGAGAGGCCGAGCCCCGGCGGGGCGAAGAGCGGCGCGGAGCCTGCGTGCTCAGGGGACGGGGCGTGCTGCTGCCTGTGAGGGTGGCGCGCTTTGAGGCTCCAGAAAAACGGGTTGAGAAGAATCGGATGGGTCCCAGGAATGTCGGAGGAGGCCGGGAGAGAAGCGGGAATGTCCGGGGAAGAACCTCCCCGGGACGGAGAGAATGCACCACGGGCGCTGCTGGAAGAAGTGAAAAGCGGGCCTGGGGGAGGCTTGGGCCGGGCTCTGAGAGCCACAGGGAGCGCAGTGGCGGCGCTGATGGTTGGGGGGAGAGTGCGGAGAGCCCGAGaaaggtgagcaggggctgcggAGGACAGAACACCCCCGGTGCACGCGGGGCTGTGAGGAAGGGAGCGGCCGAGGGCGGAGAGTGCGAAGAGTCCCCAGGAGCGGCCCCCAGGAGGGGCTCTACACGCCCAGGTCTCTCCTCCCTGGCTGCTGCGGGCCCTCGTTCACTCACCATGATGGAGAAGACTAAAGCCACGATGTTGATGGGGTACGCGGGGCAAAAACACGAGACGATGGCGAGCCACAGGTAGTTCTTGGGCATGGGCACGTCCTCCTCGGTCTTGTCATTCTCAGTGTTGGCCTCGGGGCTGCTGTCCAAAGCCCTCTTGAAGTCCGAGCTGGGAGCGGACTGAGACATGGGCGAGGCGCACGGTGCAGGGAGGCGGTCGGCGCGGTCTGGGGCTCTGGCCACGGGCTCCCGGTGAGTCGCTGAAAAGCCAGCGGCGCGGGGCTCCAGGGAGACGTAACCTCACCCCTCCGGCGCCCTTCACTTGCACCCGCCTGGCCTCAGGGACCCAGGCCAAGAGCCTCcgcaggagagggagggagggagggagcgagggcgTGGGGGAGGAGATAGGGAGCCCGCCAGCCTGAGAAATAGGGGGAAGGCACTCCTTGACGACACACCCAGGGCCCAACAGGCAGACACCCAGACTCACACCTAAGAGTCCAGAGTAAAAGGAGGCTCAGGGAAGGGAAAGCAAAGACTCTACATTGTAGACTGGCTGACCTACAGGCTGAAGATGACCAGCTCATCTTTTTAAGCAGCTGAATTTGAATACATTCAGCGTCACAGCAGACGACACAGCTCTATCCAGTTGGCTATCCAACCCTACCGAGGTGCCCAAAGACTTATTACTTCCTCTTGACTTTAAGGATTAgcttcccctgccccatcctcctTCTTCTAAGACTTTGAACATTGAGCCCCACTGATTTCCTTAACAGGTGGGCAGGGAACAGGGTGCTCAGTTTGGGGCCGAACCCTTCACACACTGCACAGGGGGCCTCTGGAGACTGGAGTGGAGTGTAGACAGGCAATGGGCACCACCCGGTCAGGGCCTGCCCCGGTGCCCTCCACTTTCCCCCAAGCGTGGAAACAAGGAGTCCTTCTCCGCTCCACTTTCCCACCTAcaggaaagagagaagcagaTAGATCTAACTAGTGTAGACAACCCAGGTGGTTACTGGGATGGAAAGGAGAGACAGGGATCCACTTTGGGAACTGGGGTGAGGATAGCAATCATACCAGTATCTGGGCAATTTACGAAAGACGGTATGGACCAGAACTGGGGCTCCGAACCCAGATAGAGCTGGGAAGTCATCACATCTGAGTTGACTGACCTCAGGAAAATTCCCTCACCTGACTGAGCTCCGATTTTTTCATCCAAAAGAGGCGGAATAATGAGAGACCCTGCCTTACAGGGATGTTGTAAAGACTATGAGACTGCATGTCCAGCCACGTGATcctaagggctcaataaatgttagctattattagaaTGATATTTCCCCCAAATATAGTCGTTATACAGTATCTCAAACCCAATATCCCTTGTTgcaaatatttcatgaaaaatcCAGATAGTCTCAGCTGGCAGGGTCACAAAGAAGTGCAAATAATTTTAGTGTGTAGAGTCTCAAAAAAAGTTGCTCACACCATCATACGGAGAGATGAGGTGAGAAAGTATTACTCATCTGCTTGGCTTTCCCAGAACATCACTTGATTATCTGGGATGCTCTCACTCATTTCATGGGCCACAGTGATTTGAATATCTACCTCCCTCACTGGACTGCAAACTCCCTGAGACAGGGAACTGTCTCGCTCATCTTTGTGTCAGCCCTTGGTACAGTATCTGGTATTGTGCTTAGCATAGCTTGCTGGGTGAACGTATAAAGATGAAacatcacctatatgtggaatctaaaaaaaagatacaaatgaacttatttacaaaacagaaacagactcacagatacagaaaacaaacttatggttcccaaaggggatAACAGGGGTGGGGTACGGAGacagagataaattaggagtttgggattaatgtatacatactactatatataaaatagataaataacaaggacctactgtatagcacagggaactatatttgatatcatgtaataacctataatggataCTGAAAAgggatatctatctatctacatatctatctgaatcaccttgctgtacacctgaaacactgtaaattaactgtacttcaatttttaaaaatgatttaaaaaatgatgaaacagTACAACAGTACCTTTCCCACCATGCCTTCTCCCCCATTTTGGTTGGTTAATCAAGTGAGAATAAGCCAGAGAACTAGATTCATCTACTGAGCTCTCAAGTAAGCCTTCACCTTGGCTGttacctctgcctggaatggTGTTCCCCAAGACTGTCACATGGCTGCTCCTTCTATGCCTCAGCTGTCAActgaaatgtcacttcctcagagagacaGGGAGCTCTTTAGGTTTATCTAGTGTAGGTCCCCataatt
This genomic window contains:
- the TMEM233 gene encoding transmembrane protein 233 — translated: MSQSAPSSDFKRALDSSPEANTENDKTEEDVPMPKNYLWLAIVSCFCPAYPINIVALVFSIMSLNSYNDGDIEGSKRLGRNAKWVAFASIIIGLLIIAISCAVHFARKA